The proteins below come from a single Tenuifilum thalassicum genomic window:
- the cysQ gene encoding 3'(2'),5'-bisphosphate nucleotidase CysQ — protein MIELPELYNLLSIAISAAVRAGFKILQVYNSDDFQVNLKSDRTPLTLADRLAHEEIKNSLSKTFIPVLSEEGRNILYEERKSWDYFWIVDPLDGTKEFIKRNGEFTVNIALIYEHVPIAGVVYVPVTGKLYFSLINEGAYLADNLLPTEDYSESVESIKKLAIRLPLATNRENFIIVESRSHSTPETIEFINRVQYKYNNVELLPIGSSLKMCLIAEGKADLYPRLSLSNEWDTAAGQAIVEGAGLSVKVYETNERLLYNKEELINPWFIVSNGRLNI, from the coding sequence ATGATTGAACTACCAGAACTTTATAACCTACTCTCAATTGCGATTAGCGCAGCAGTTAGAGCAGGTTTCAAAATTTTACAGGTTTACAATTCCGATGATTTCCAGGTTAATCTAAAGTCAGATCGAACTCCATTAACTCTTGCAGATAGGTTAGCGCATGAGGAAATTAAGAATTCCTTGTCTAAAACCTTTATTCCTGTATTAAGCGAAGAGGGAAGAAATATACTTTACGAGGAGCGTAAGAGTTGGGATTACTTTTGGATTGTTGACCCATTAGATGGGACAAAAGAGTTCATAAAAAGAAATGGTGAGTTTACAGTTAATATTGCTCTCATTTATGAGCATGTTCCCATTGCAGGTGTGGTTTATGTTCCAGTTACTGGCAAGTTGTATTTTTCACTTATAAATGAAGGTGCTTATTTAGCCGATAATTTGCTCCCTACTGAAGATTATAGTGAATCTGTTGAAAGTATTAAGAAATTAGCAATACGGTTACCTTTGGCTACTAATCGAGAAAATTTTATTATTGTTGAGAGTCGGTCACATAGTACACCTGAAACTATTGAGTTTATAAATAGAGTTCAATATAAGTATAATAATGTAGAGCTATTACCCATTGGCTCTTCACTTAAAATGTGTTTAATAGCCGAAGGTAAAGCTGATTTGTACCCCAGGTTATCGCTTTCGAATGAATGGGATACAGCAGCAGGCCAAGCTATAGTTGAAGGGGCAGGGTTAAGTGTGAAAGTATATGAAACAAATGAAAGGCTATTGTATAACAAAGAGGAGCTAATTAACCCTTGGTTTATAGTATCAAATGGCAGGTTAAATATCTAA
- a CDS encoding tetratricopeptide repeat protein — protein sequence MKNRLSLFLLLSLQTISLISYSQADSLILAIRNSKNDTVKLNNIYNQLSSPKYIADTSYDKACIEFIQKAKSIKWTTGVLKGNSITGTRFYYRGNFDNAIEYFNDNISFDSSVTSNMPFLANSHKMLAGSYFNKGESEKAISEATRAINLYKTLNDTVGWAKTINLLGGIYWNLGKLDIAAQNIYKALKLREKMNDSLGVAHSYNNIGLIYDTQGKQDDALKMYKKALEIYEKLGNSVGIGRASNNIAIILKNKKQYTESLQMFLKSYEIDLKRNNIDDQGKTLSNIGELYISIGNPEQSISYLQKAKQIFEKNSNENGLAAVLINLGKAYLLKGNNYKAKESFSKGLKLAQKLNSLEWQKEAHEGIYNSLKSIGDYSNALNHFEKFKNYDDSLKSISNLNTIDKLKIEYETEKKENQIKLLQKSNEVNRLRFEKQRNVNLLLISISILIGVILVILYFYQRKLKKDKVLLQEMNSEILIQKEEIETQRDMLEVNFNELNQHKMELAKQTEKIERQNNELKYANHRITEGLEYASMIQRSLFSNPKELEAFFSNQSFLYLPKDYVGGDLYWHHVNDERVIFSIADCTGHGVAGAFMSIMAISFLKDAISIYNLEQPDEIASYLYQQLIKSKTTPFDSNLILGIDFIICKFNKDSNTLIYSGNKLSFEYIDLSRNHVSVRPRRKVNKDLGTLYFENHKLDISNKGRLFFYTDGFPDQISEVKHKKMGRNEFISQLKNTIELPIHLQVEHVNKFMQRWKGNYEQIDDATLLAIEI from the coding sequence ATGAAAAATAGATTAAGCCTTTTTTTATTGCTATCGTTACAAACCATCTCCTTAATATCTTACTCGCAAGCTGATAGCCTAATTTTAGCAATTCGTAACTCCAAGAACGACACAGTTAAATTAAATAACATTTACAATCAACTTTCATCTCCAAAATACATTGCAGACACTTCATACGACAAAGCTTGCATTGAGTTCATTCAAAAAGCCAAATCGATTAAATGGACAACTGGCGTATTAAAAGGAAATAGTATTACAGGAACAAGATTTTATTATAGAGGTAATTTTGATAATGCAATTGAATATTTTAATGATAACATTAGCTTTGACAGTTCCGTTACCAGCAACATGCCATTTCTGGCTAACTCACATAAAATGTTAGCGGGTTCATACTTTAACAAAGGCGAATCGGAAAAAGCAATATCTGAAGCCACTCGGGCAATTAACCTCTACAAAACACTAAATGATACTGTTGGATGGGCAAAAACAATAAATTTACTTGGTGGTATCTATTGGAATCTCGGTAAACTAGATATTGCAGCTCAAAACATTTACAAAGCATTAAAGCTTAGAGAAAAAATGAACGATTCTTTGGGAGTTGCTCATTCTTATAATAATATCGGATTAATATACGATACCCAAGGCAAGCAAGACGACGCCTTAAAAATGTATAAAAAAGCACTTGAAATTTACGAAAAACTGGGTAATTCAGTGGGAATTGGCAGAGCTTCTAATAACATTGCTATAATTTTAAAAAATAAAAAGCAATACACAGAAAGTTTACAGATGTTCCTTAAATCTTACGAAATTGATTTAAAAAGGAATAACATAGACGATCAAGGTAAAACCCTTAGTAATATTGGTGAGCTATACATTTCAATTGGTAATCCAGAGCAAAGTATAAGCTACTTGCAAAAAGCGAAACAGATATTTGAAAAGAATAGCAACGAAAATGGCCTTGCTGCTGTATTAATAAATTTAGGGAAAGCTTACCTATTAAAAGGGAATAACTACAAGGCTAAAGAATCTTTCTCTAAAGGGCTAAAGCTTGCACAAAAATTAAATTCACTAGAATGGCAAAAGGAGGCCCATGAGGGCATTTATAATTCACTTAAAAGTATTGGTGATTACTCAAATGCCCTAAATCATTTTGAGAAGTTTAAAAATTATGACGATTCCTTAAAAAGCATTTCAAATTTGAATACTATTGATAAGCTCAAAATTGAGTATGAAACGGAAAAAAAGGAAAATCAAATTAAACTTCTTCAAAAATCGAACGAAGTAAATAGACTCAGATTTGAAAAACAAAGAAACGTTAACCTACTACTTATATCTATATCAATTTTAATTGGTGTAATTCTAGTTATTTTATACTTCTACCAGAGGAAATTGAAAAAGGACAAAGTACTTTTACAAGAAATGAATTCTGAGATTCTAATTCAAAAAGAAGAAATTGAGACACAAAGAGATATGCTGGAGGTAAACTTTAATGAGTTAAACCAGCATAAAATGGAACTAGCAAAACAGACCGAAAAGATAGAAAGACAGAACAATGAGCTTAAATATGCAAACCATAGGATAACAGAAGGCCTTGAGTATGCATCTATGATACAAAGATCGTTATTCTCTAACCCTAAGGAACTTGAAGCATTTTTTAGTAATCAATCGTTCTTGTATTTACCTAAAGATTATGTGGGAGGCGATTTATATTGGCATCATGTGAATGATGAAAGAGTAATATTCTCAATAGCTGATTGTACTGGTCATGGTGTAGCTGGAGCGTTTATGAGTATTATGGCCATATCATTTCTTAAAGATGCAATTTCGATTTACAACTTGGAACAACCAGATGAAATTGCTTCTTATCTATACCAGCAGCTCATCAAATCAAAAACAACACCTTTTGACTCAAATCTGATTCTTGGGATTGATTTCATAATTTGCAAATTCAATAAGGATTCTAATACGTTGATTTATAGTGGTAATAAACTTTCATTTGAATATATTGATTTATCAAGAAATCATGTATCTGTAAGACCCCGAAGAAAAGTTAATAAGGATTTGGGGACTCTATATTTCGAGAATCACAAATTAGACATTTCAAATAAGGGTAGGCTGTTCTTTTATACCGATGGCTTTCCCGATCAAATTAGTGAGGTAAAGCACAAAAAGATGGGTAGAAATGAGTTTATTTCTCAACTAAAAAACACAATTGAACTTCCAATACACCTACAAGTGGAGCATGTTAACAAATTCATGCAAAGGTGGAAGGGGAACTATGAGCAAATTGACGATGCAACGCTCCTTGCAATTGAAATTTAA
- the dnaA gene encoding chromosomal replication initiator protein DnaA, with the protein MFKAADCKEVWENCLKIIKDNVSPVSFKTWFEPIVPVKLENNVLTIQVPSPFFYEYLEEQYIDILRKTLRKELGPEAKLEYSVIVENNGYNDGAPFTVKFPTQNKTELKNKPVSVQAVQETPIKNPFIIPGIKKLNVDPQLNPEYNFANFVEGSCNKLARSAGITISQAPGKTAFNPLFIYGGSGLGKTHLAQAIGIEVKRLFPEKIVLYVNAVKFQTQFVDAYFKHNNINDFLHFYQSIDVLILDDVHEFAGKEKTQDAFFHIFNHLHQTGKQLILTSDQAPADLQGLEKRLLSRFKWGLSAELTVPDFETRVAILKKKVYNDGIVVPNDVLEFIASNINQNIRELEGALISMLAQSTLNGKQLTVELASELIEKLVKSTKKDITIDYIQKVVCEYFGLPLEVLSAKTRKREIVQARQIAMYFSKSLTKASLSTIGSMIGNKDHATVLHACKTVNNLMETDKRFRAQVEDIQKKLKYNS; encoded by the coding sequence ATGTTTAAGGCAGCTGATTGTAAGGAAGTTTGGGAAAATTGTTTAAAAATTATCAAGGACAACGTTTCACCAGTAAGCTTTAAAACCTGGTTTGAACCGATTGTTCCAGTTAAGTTAGAAAACAATGTACTCACCATTCAGGTTCCAAGTCCTTTCTTTTATGAATACCTTGAAGAGCAATACATTGATATTCTTCGCAAGACACTAAGAAAGGAGTTGGGTCCTGAAGCAAAGCTTGAGTACAGCGTTATTGTAGAAAATAATGGATATAACGACGGAGCACCTTTTACTGTAAAATTCCCAACTCAGAACAAAACCGAGCTAAAAAACAAGCCTGTTTCAGTTCAAGCTGTCCAAGAAACTCCAATTAAAAATCCATTCATAATACCTGGCATTAAAAAGCTGAATGTTGACCCTCAGCTTAACCCAGAGTACAACTTTGCCAACTTTGTTGAAGGGAGTTGCAATAAATTAGCTCGTTCTGCAGGTATAACCATTAGTCAAGCTCCTGGCAAAACAGCCTTTAACCCATTGTTTATCTATGGCGGTTCGGGTTTGGGAAAAACTCACCTTGCACAAGCAATTGGTATAGAAGTTAAGCGTCTTTTCCCTGAAAAAATTGTACTTTACGTTAATGCCGTAAAGTTTCAAACTCAGTTTGTTGATGCATACTTTAAACACAATAACATCAACGACTTCTTGCATTTTTATCAAAGCATCGACGTATTGATACTTGATGATGTTCACGAGTTTGCAGGAAAAGAGAAAACTCAAGATGCATTCTTTCACATCTTTAATCACCTACATCAAACTGGGAAACAGCTTATCTTAACCTCAGATCAAGCACCAGCCGACCTACAAGGCTTAGAAAAGAGGTTGCTATCAAGGTTCAAATGGGGGCTATCAGCAGAGCTTACCGTTCCCGATTTTGAAACCAGAGTGGCTATTCTTAAGAAAAAAGTTTATAATGATGGTATAGTCGTTCCAAACGACGTGCTTGAATTCATAGCCTCAAATATTAATCAAAACATAAGAGAGCTAGAAGGGGCCCTGATCTCAATGTTAGCTCAATCAACCCTTAACGGGAAACAACTTACAGTTGAGCTAGCCTCCGAACTAATTGAAAAGCTTGTTAAAAGCACTAAAAAAGACATTACCATCGATTACATTCAAAAGGTTGTTTGCGAATACTTTGGGCTCCCTCTTGAGGTTCTCAGTGCAAAAACGAGGAAACGCGAGATTGTTCAAGCTCGTCAAATTGCCATGTATTTTTCAAAAAGCCTTACAAAAGCATCGCTTTCAACCATTGGCAGTATGATTGGAAATAAAGATCATGCTACCGTACTCCATGCTTGTAAAACTGTAAACAACCTAATGGAAACCGATAAACGATTCCGCGCTCAAGTTGAGGATATTCAAAAGAAACTTAAATATAATTCATGA
- a CDS encoding MlaD family protein, which produces MKVRISRELKIGIFVLSCLLASYWGINFLKGKNIFSPNVEYYAIFKSVDGLQSTDAVLINGFKVGLVKNIEFHDLNSGRFRVTLLVNKKYRLPRNTTAKLVSTDIMGGKAIKLEVSPDSSYFTPGDTLPTSIEIGLIDQLAYQMSPIKEKAETMMVELSKTLVVLQKVLNEQNQENISESIKNLNTTLKHISMLTAGLDTMINSPDGSIKKSMNNIASITSNLRINNKLITNSLKNISNISDSLSKANIPATVAKLDSSLSQLRYVMTKIKSGEGTLGKLVNNDTLYNNLESASLQLDLLIKDMKTNPKRYVNFSVIDLSRTKYIEEKK; this is translated from the coding sequence ATGAAGGTAAGAATAAGTAGAGAACTCAAAATAGGTATTTTTGTACTATCCTGTTTATTAGCTTCATATTGGGGAATAAATTTCCTAAAAGGAAAAAATATTTTCAGTCCAAATGTTGAGTACTACGCTATATTTAAATCGGTTGATGGACTTCAAAGTACCGATGCCGTTTTAATAAACGGCTTCAAGGTTGGTTTAGTAAAGAACATTGAATTCCACGATTTAAATTCTGGACGATTCCGCGTTACACTTCTTGTAAACAAAAAGTATAGGTTGCCTCGTAACACAACGGCAAAACTTGTAAGCACTGATATAATGGGGGGTAAAGCAATTAAACTTGAGGTTTCACCCGACAGTTCTTACTTTACACCAGGCGATACCCTTCCTACTTCTATTGAAATAGGACTTATTGATCAGCTTGCTTACCAAATGTCTCCCATTAAAGAAAAAGCGGAGACAATGATGGTGGAGCTTTCCAAAACACTTGTCGTACTCCAGAAAGTTCTCAATGAGCAAAACCAAGAAAATATTTCTGAAAGTATCAAAAACCTAAACACTACTTTAAAACACATAAGCATGTTAACAGCTGGACTCGATACTATGATAAATAGTCCAGATGGCTCCATTAAAAAATCCATGAACAATATTGCATCAATTACATCTAATCTAAGAATAAATAATAAGCTAATTACCAATTCATTAAAAAATATTTCCAACATTAGCGACTCATTATCAAAGGCTAACATTCCTGCAACAGTTGCTAAATTGGATTCATCATTATCTCAACTTCGTTATGTAATGACCAAGATTAAATCTGGAGAAGGAACTCTAGGCAAACTTGTAAACAACGATACATTATACAACAACTTGGAATCTGCTTCATTACAGCTAGATCTGCTTATCAAGGATATGAAAACAAATCCTAAAAGATATGTTAATTTCTCTGTTATTGACTTAAGCCGAACCAAATACATTGAAGAGAAGAAGTAA
- a CDS encoding N-acetylmuramoyl-L-alanine amidase family protein translates to MKEFINMRHSCINFLLTFNLILAAILGTYQTSFSQHISAYTLSKIVIDAGHGGKDPGAVGKISKEKDLTLAIAKKVGALIEKNLKDVKVIYTRTDDTFIPLNERSNIANKEGADLFISIHCNAAANKRVSGAETYVMGLHRSEENLNVAMRENAVISYEDGYNETYEGYDPNSAESFIIFSMLQNAFLKQSLNFAAIVQNDFKERAKRRDRGVRQAGFLVLWKTSMPSVLIEAGYISNSKEEQFLNSEYGQDIIASSIYRAIKSYKENVDELNKTVLELQQAQKSNENTQKSSTANSIEFKVQVSSSQNLLPDIEEKYKEFGNVSVVNFNGTYKYLVGGTPNYQEAVKYCNTIKSKVPDAFIVAIENGNIIRLSEALQKINKSE, encoded by the coding sequence TTGAAAGAATTTATAAACATGAGGCATTCCTGCATCAATTTTTTATTAACATTTAACTTAATCCTAGCAGCCATTCTAGGTACATACCAAACATCATTCAGTCAACATATAAGCGCATACACGCTTTCAAAAATTGTGATTGATGCTGGTCATGGTGGGAAAGACCCTGGAGCAGTAGGAAAGATAAGTAAAGAAAAAGATTTAACATTAGCAATTGCTAAAAAAGTTGGGGCACTAATTGAGAAAAACTTAAAGGATGTAAAAGTTATTTACACCAGAACAGATGATACATTTATTCCACTTAATGAACGAAGTAATATTGCGAATAAAGAAGGTGCCGATCTTTTCATCTCAATACATTGTAATGCCGCCGCAAATAAAAGAGTCTCAGGAGCAGAAACATACGTAATGGGCTTACACCGAAGCGAAGAAAACCTGAATGTTGCTATGCGCGAAAACGCTGTTATCTCATACGAAGATGGCTACAACGAAACCTACGAAGGTTACGACCCTAACTCTGCTGAATCGTTTATCATTTTTAGCATGCTTCAGAATGCCTTTCTAAAGCAAAGCCTAAATTTTGCCGCAATAGTTCAAAACGATTTTAAAGAACGTGCCAAAAGAAGAGATAGAGGTGTAAGGCAGGCAGGCTTCCTGGTACTTTGGAAAACTTCAATGCCAAGTGTTCTTATTGAAGCTGGATATATTAGCAATTCTAAAGAGGAGCAATTCTTAAACTCCGAATATGGCCAAGACATTATTGCTTCATCCATTTATAGAGCAATAAAATCATATAAAGAGAATGTGGACGAGCTAAATAAGACTGTTTTAGAACTACAACAGGCTCAGAAAAGTAATGAGAACACTCAAAAGAGCTCAACAGCTAATAGCATTGAATTCAAAGTTCAAGTTTCGTCATCACAAAACTTATTACCAGATATTGAAGAAAAGTATAAGGAATTTGGCAATGTTTCCGTGGTAAATTTTAACGGCACATATAAATATTTGGTTGGAGGGACACCAAACTATCAGGAAGCAGTAAAATACTGCAATACTATTAAATCAAAAGTTCCCGATGCTTTTATTGTTGCTATTGAAAATGGTAATATAATTCGTTTAAGTGAAGCATTACAAAAGATTAACAAAAGCGAATAA
- a CDS encoding putative LPS assembly protein LptD — protein MRYRLFFLLLLFNHITLFANRVSVNDGFVINQDTTIVPDTLANESLPDSVQNKKSIDDPVFTNAEDSIVYSLDGKIAYLYGNAVVTYQDLELKASYIEFDMETKQVYASGLADSTGKVIGKPQFKEGSKTFKMDKIYYNFDTRRAKIIGVVTEEAGGFMHSAITKKMENDVVNLKAGKYTSCDLDHPHFYLAVTKGKIIPNNKIVAGPAYLVIEDVPFPLFIPFGFFPNTKKRSAGLLIPEYGEEKNRGLFLRGGGFYFGMGDYMDEKITFDIYSRGSWGIRSQTNYKLRYKFSGSLNIETSAIINSEKGLPDYSKTSSYWIRWSHRQDPKASPNSTFQANVNFGSSNYNKYNARNINTALSNTFNSSISYSKNWAGTPFSLTASLNHSQNTINETVNLNFPRVAFNMSRIYPFKRKNAVGSPKWYEKVGLSLNTSFDNRVQVLEENLFKPSVLDSMQNGMKHSIPVSTSFNILKFITVSPGVNYNEFWYLQTIEKHWNADSNRVEVDTVRSFKRGYEYNGSVSMSTKVYGMFQFSKNSKVQAIRHVLTPSVSLGYRPDFSDPKYGFYKTVQIDSTGNTSNYSIFENGIYGGPGGGKSGVVSFSLSNLLEMKVKSDKDTVNQTKKIKIIDGLSANTSYNLLADSLNWSDISVSGRTSLFDGKVNINFSGGFSLYALDANGKKYNKFELNNSGKLARFTRGNVGIDFSLNSKKEGQNSSSGRGGLRGAPGSEIPLGTAPDGSNFGESLGTQYGMDYVDFSVPWNVRFSYNLSYSKPAFQSSLVQTLSFSGSVNLTPKWKIGFSSGYDFKNRKLTTTSLNFYRDLHCWEMRLTVIPIGYYKSFSFTINVKSSLLHDLKFTKRDHYLDNQ, from the coding sequence TTGAGATATAGGTTATTTTTTCTGCTATTACTTTTTAACCACATAACGCTTTTTGCCAACAGGGTAAGCGTAAATGATGGATTTGTAATCAATCAGGATACAACTATTGTGCCCGATACACTAGCTAATGAATCTCTTCCCGATAGTGTTCAAAATAAAAAGTCTATTGATGATCCAGTTTTTACTAATGCCGAGGATTCAATAGTTTACTCATTAGATGGTAAGATTGCCTATTTATATGGTAATGCTGTGGTTACCTACCAAGACTTGGAGCTAAAAGCCAGCTATATTGAGTTTGATATGGAAACCAAACAGGTTTATGCATCGGGATTAGCCGATAGTACTGGAAAGGTTATTGGTAAGCCACAGTTCAAAGAAGGGAGCAAGACCTTTAAAATGGATAAGATTTACTACAACTTTGATACTCGAAGAGCCAAAATTATTGGTGTTGTAACCGAAGAGGCTGGCGGATTTATGCATAGTGCTATCACTAAAAAAATGGAAAACGATGTAGTAAATCTTAAGGCAGGCAAATATACTAGTTGCGATTTGGACCATCCTCACTTTTACTTAGCAGTAACTAAAGGAAAAATTATACCAAACAACAAGATTGTTGCAGGTCCTGCATACCTGGTTATAGAAGATGTTCCATTCCCATTGTTTATACCATTTGGTTTTTTCCCAAATACTAAAAAACGTTCTGCAGGGCTGCTTATTCCTGAATATGGCGAAGAAAAAAACAGGGGGCTTTTTCTCCGTGGTGGTGGATTTTATTTTGGTATGGGCGATTACATGGATGAAAAGATTACTTTTGATATCTACTCAAGAGGATCATGGGGAATTAGAAGCCAAACTAACTACAAATTACGTTATAAGTTCTCTGGTTCTTTAAATATTGAAACATCAGCGATTATAAACAGCGAAAAAGGCTTGCCTGATTATAGCAAAACCTCGTCGTATTGGATTAGGTGGAGTCATCGCCAGGATCCTAAGGCATCGCCTAATTCAACGTTTCAGGCTAATGTAAATTTTGGTTCATCAAACTACAATAAGTATAACGCAAGAAACATTAATACTGCCCTTTCAAACACCTTTAATTCTAGTATTTCATATTCAAAGAACTGGGCTGGTACTCCCTTTAGCCTTACAGCCTCTCTTAATCATTCTCAAAATACAATAAATGAGACTGTTAACTTAAATTTCCCTCGCGTTGCCTTTAATATGAGCCGTATATATCCTTTTAAAAGGAAAAATGCTGTTGGATCGCCTAAATGGTATGAGAAAGTAGGGCTTAGTCTAAATACATCTTTTGATAATAGGGTTCAAGTACTCGAAGAAAATCTATTTAAACCAAGTGTTTTAGATAGCATGCAGAATGGCATGAAGCATTCTATTCCTGTTTCTACTTCGTTTAACATCCTAAAATTTATCACAGTTAGCCCTGGTGTGAATTATAATGAGTTTTGGTATTTACAAACTATTGAGAAGCATTGGAATGCAGATTCCAATAGGGTAGAGGTCGACACTGTTAGATCTTTTAAAAGAGGGTACGAGTACAATGGTTCTGTTTCAATGAGTACCAAGGTTTACGGCATGTTCCAATTTTCTAAAAACTCAAAAGTTCAAGCTATTAGACATGTGTTAACACCTTCTGTGTCTTTAGGTTATAGGCCTGATTTTTCTGACCCCAAGTATGGATTTTATAAGACAGTTCAGATTGATTCAACAGGAAATACTTCAAACTATTCAATTTTTGAGAACGGAATTTATGGTGGTCCTGGTGGTGGAAAATCTGGGGTTGTCTCATTTTCGTTGAGTAACTTGCTAGAAATGAAAGTTAAGTCAGATAAGGACACTGTTAACCAAACCAAGAAAATTAAGATAATTGACGGGCTCTCAGCGAATACATCCTATAATTTGCTGGCTGATTCTTTGAATTGGTCCGATATATCTGTTAGTGGTCGGACTAGCTTATTTGATGGAAAGGTTAACATTAACTTTTCTGGTGGTTTTAGCCTTTATGCATTAGATGCTAATGGCAAAAAGTACAATAAGTTTGAGTTAAACAATTCAGGAAAACTCGCACGATTTACACGGGGTAATGTAGGTATCGACTTTTCGTTAAATAGTAAAAAGGAGGGGCAAAACAGTTCTAGTGGTCGCGGGGGACTTCGAGGTGCTCCTGGAAGCGAGATACCTTTGGGCACTGCACCCGACGGATCTAACTTTGGCGAATCACTTGGGACTCAGTATGGAATGGATTATGTCGATTTTTCTGTGCCTTGGAATGTTAGGTTTAGCTATAACCTAAGCTATTCTAAACCTGCTTTTCAGTCAAGTTTAGTTCAAACACTCAGCTTTTCGGGTAGTGTAAACTTGACTCCTAAATGGAAGATAGGATTCAGCTCAGGATATGATTTTAAAAATAGGAAGTTAACCACAACTTCGTTAAATTTTTACAGAGATTTGCATTGCTGGGAGATGCGTTTAACTGTTATTCCTATTGGTTACTATAAGAGTTTTAGCTTTACTATTAATGTGAAGTCTTCCTTACTACACGATTTAAAATTTACAAAACGAGACCATTACTTAGACAATCAATAA
- a CDS encoding RidA family protein, whose product MKKKVICTEKAPKAVGPYSQAVEANGMVFISGQIPIDPESGKIVKGGIMEQTEQVLKNIGAILAEAGLDYSNVVKTTCLLSDMDNFAAMNEVYSKYFSEEKPARAAFGVARLPLDVMIEIECIAVR is encoded by the coding sequence ATGAAAAAGAAAGTTATTTGCACAGAAAAAGCTCCCAAGGCAGTTGGGCCATATAGCCAGGCAGTTGAGGCTAATGGTATGGTCTTTATCTCGGGTCAAATTCCAATTGATCCCGAAAGTGGAAAAATTGTAAAGGGGGGAATTATGGAACAGACTGAGCAAGTGCTCAAAAATATTGGAGCGATTCTAGCTGAGGCTGGTCTTGATTATAGTAACGTTGTAAAAACCACCTGTCTGCTTAGCGATATGGATAACTTTGCTGCAATGAATGAGGTTTATTCCAAGTATTTTTCAGAGGAAAAACCAGCAAGGGCAGCGTTCGGAGTTGCACGATTACCCCTTGATGTGATGATTGAAATTGAGTGTATTGCGGTAAGATAG
- the rplI gene encoding 50S ribosomal protein L9, with amino-acid sequence MEIILLQDVPRLGHKNDIVKVRNGYARNYLIPKGMAIAATESAKKVIAETIKQQAHKEAKIKAEAEELAKKLEGVKLTIGAKTSSTGKIFGSVNNIQIAEALAKQGFEIDRKNIVIAEDQVKEVGTYKAEIKLHREVKVSIEFEVVSE; translated from the coding sequence ATGGAAATTATACTACTTCAGGACGTTCCCCGCTTAGGGCATAAAAACGATATAGTTAAAGTTCGTAATGGTTACGCACGTAACTATCTAATTCCTAAAGGCATGGCTATAGCTGCTACTGAATCAGCTAAAAAAGTTATTGCCGAAACCATTAAGCAACAAGCTCATAAGGAGGCTAAAATTAAAGCCGAAGCCGAAGAGCTTGCCAAGAAACTTGAAGGTGTTAAGCTTACTATTGGTGCCAAGACAAGTTCTACTGGAAAAATCTTTGGTTCTGTTAACAATATTCAAATTGCAGAAGCACTTGCAAAACAAGGTTTCGAAATTGATCGCAAAAATATTGTTATTGCTGAAGATCAAGTTAAAGAGGTTGGCACATACAAGGCTGAAATCAAATTACACCGCGAAGTTAAGGTTAGTATTGAATTTGAGGTTGTTTCAGAATAA
- the rpsR gene encoding 30S ribosomal protein S18, translated as MSQNQSEIRYLTPPSVEIKKKKYCRFRKNNIKYIDYKDPEFLKKFLNEQGKILPRRITGTSQKYQRKVATAVKRARHLALLPFVTDLLK; from the coding sequence ATGAGCCAGAATCAATCAGAAATCAGATATCTCACTCCCCCAAGTGTTGAGATTAAAAAGAAAAAGTATTGCCGTTTCCGCAAGAACAACATCAAGTACATTGATTATAAGGATCCAGAATTCCTTAAAAAGTTCTTAAACGAGCAGGGAAAAATTTTACCACGTCGTATTACCGGTACTTCCCAAAAGTATCAGCGTAAGGTTGCTACAGCTGTTAAGCGTGCTCGCCATCTTGCATTGTTACCATTCGTAACCGATTTATTAAAGTAA